The DNA window TGGATGACTATTCGCTTGCACAGCGGCTGTCGTACTTTCTGTGCTCGACCTCGCCCGATTCCGAACTGCTTGCTGCCGCGACCAGGAATGAGCTAAGTCGACCCGCCGTACTTCACGCGCAGGTCGAACGGCTGTTGAACTCGCCGGGCGCCGCTCGCTTCACAAAGAACTTCGCCGGGCAATGGCTCGACCTGCGGAAGATCGACGCGACGATTCCCGATCCGAAGCTGTTCCCCGATTTCGACGCTCTGCTGCTTTGGTCCATGCCGCTGGAGACGGAGAAGTTCTTCGAAGAGGTGCTGCGGAAAGACCTTAGCTTGCTGGAGTTTGTGGAGTCGGACTGGTCGATGATCAATCAGCGTCTTGCTGAGGTCTACGGCATTCCGGGCGTCAGTGGGGCTGCATTTCAGAAGGTGAAGCTTCCACCGGGATCGCACCGCGGCGGCGTGATGACGCAGGCCAGCGTGCTGAAAGTAACCGCCGACGGAACCCGCACCAGTCCTGTGCTGCGCGGTCGATGGGTATTGGAGCGGATTGTCGGCAAGCCCCCGGCGCCGCCTCCGCCCGATGTGCCGGCGATCGAGCCCGACATTCGTGGTGCAACGACGATTCGGCAGCAGCTTGATAAGCATCGCAACACACCTGCGTGCGCTTCCTGTCACATTCACATCGATCCCCCCGGCTTCGCGCTGGAAACGTTTGATCCGATCGGCAACTGGCGGGATTTTTACCGTGTGACAGTCAAGAGCAATCGAGGGAATGTTCAGCTCAAGAACCTCAACGGCCGGCCGGTGTATCGTGGGCTGGACGTCGAGACCGGGGGAGTAACACCGGACGGAAAGGTGTTCGGCGGGATTGACGACTACAAGAAGATTCTATTGAACGACAAGGATCAGCTCGCCAGGAACCTGGCACAAAAGCTTTTGGTGTACTCCACCGGAGCCGAGATTCAGTTCGCCGACCGCGAGGTCGTCGAGAAGATCGTCGCCAGCGTACGAGCGAGAAACTACGGGTTCCGAAGCCTGATTCACGAGGTCGTGCAAAGCCGGGTATTCCTGAACAAGTAGCGATTTGTCTGTCCCACAGAAGAGGTTGACCTATGCCAGCTCCCCGACTTGACCGACGGACATTCCTGCGTTCTGCCGGCGTCGCAATCGCACTTCCGTTCATGGACGCCATGATTCCAGCCGGCGCCTCGGAGGCGAGGAAGGCGATGACCCAGCCTCCCCGTATGGTTTTGGTCGGCCAGCCATTGGGGATGTACGCGCCAAACTTCTTCCCCGAGCAAGCGGGGCGCAAGTACGAGCCCAGCCGCTACCTCAAGGCGCTCCAGCCGCTGCGCGACCAGTTCACGGTCTTCTCTGGCATGTCGCACCGGTATGCCGCCGGCCACTTCGCGGAGGTCGGCCTACTGACCGGGGTGGCACCAGAGTTCATTCGCGAACGGGATATCAAGAACGGAATCTCACTGGACCAGGAAGTGGCGTCGCACGTCGGTAATCAGACGAGATTCTCATCTCTCGTACTTGGAGGGGGCGATGTGGCCTGGAATCGGCGCGGGGTACGTATTCCGGCTGAGCAGCGGGCGACACAGGTCTTCAAGAAGCTGTTCATTGCCGGAACGCCAGAGGAAATGTCGCGAGAAGTTCAACGTGTTCGCGATGGACGGAGCATCCTGGACGACGTGGGCGGACAGATCAAATCCCTCAATGGCAAGGTAAGTTCCAACGACCGGCAGCGGCTGGACTTGTTCCTGTCCTCGGTCCGCGAAGCCGAGCAGCACCTCCAGCAGGATGAACATTGGAGTACCACCCCCAAGCCAAAGCTAGAGTACAAGACCCCTACTAGCGACTTCGGAGGACCAGAACTGCTGCAGCGGAGCAGGCAATGGTACGACATCGTCCATTTGGCGCTCCAGACGGATTCGACGCGCGTCGTGTCACTGTTCCTGGGCACGCAGGAAAGGCCTGAGATTGACGGGGTCAACATCGGTCACCACGATGCATCCCATCACGGGCAGGACCCGGCAAAACTGGAGCAATTGGCGCTGATCGAAGAGGCAGAGGTCAAGGTCTTTGGTGAGTTCCTGACGAAGCTGAAGGCCAGCACCGAAGGCGACCATACGCTTCTCGAACGCACCGCGGTGTTCTACGCGAGCAACCTGGGCAACTCTTCGTCGCACGACAACCACAACTTACCGGTGCTACTTGCGGGCGGCGCGTTCAAACATCAGGGGCATGTCGCGTTCGACCGAGAGAACAACATGCTTCTTTCGAACCTCTTTGTTCGAATGCTCCACCACATGAACATCGAAGCAAAATCGTTTGGGGCAAGCACCGGCGTGATTGGCGAGGTCTGACGCCCGAAAAATCGGGTTCCAGTCGAATCCCAGTCGTGAAGTCCAGCATGAATCTCGAAGATGAGCACTGCGCGTTCATCTCGTTTCGCGGAAGGATTCGAGGCGCCCTCGAATTCATCGAAAAACACGCAAATTCCCGGGGAAAATGGCGTAAAACCCGGCGCACCCGATGCAGAACTTGCCCGCCTGATCGACGGATGGAATGATTTGCCCACTGAAGTGCGTCGAATGCTCTCAAAAATTGTTCAACCGTAGTCTGTCGTAGTGCATGCACTTTCGTGCACCGACGCGCACCAAGGCGCACGTTCGCGCACGCATGCGCGGCCATCGCCGACTACCCGCCAACGGCCGTCTTGCCGTACTTCACGATCAACTGAAACTCCTCTGCCGATGTGTTCTTCTGAATGGACGTCGCCCAGTTCGACGACGCACGGCGATAGCGATCGCCCAGGAGATGCATCGCCGCGAATAAGACGCTCTCGCTCCGCTGCTTTGCATCAGTTGCGACGGCGACCTCCACGTCGCGATGAAGCTGATGCAACTTTTGAGCGTCGGCCGCTGTGTAAGCCTGCGGTGCCGACTGCACCATCGCCAGGAGCTGCTTGTAGCGGTTGTAATCCGTGCGAAGCGGCGCGAGGTTGGCGCTGTTGGACATTAGGGCGGGGAATCCGGCGCGGACGATGCGGGCTTCCTGCGAAGGCTCGGTAATCGTCAGCCTCGGGCCACCCGGTACGGCCGCATCGAAGGCCACCGTGACGCCGTTGTGGTAGTACGACGACGACAAGGGGCTGATCTGCGTGACCACCGCATCGCGTGGTCGCGAACCGTCCAGCGGCAACTCGTCAGGCGCGGCAATCGGCAGCAAGCGGGCCTGACCGCGTAGCACGTTGACCGAGATATCGGTGATCTGCGCCTTGCCGCCGACGGCAAAGACGCCAACGGCGGCGCGATCTGGCAGTGCGTAGCCGGCAGGCACCGTCAGATCCGTCGCCTTGCCTTCCCAGCGGCCGATCTCGACACCGTCGTACGCGATCAGGATCGCCGCCAGGCCTTCGCGGACGACGACGCGCGCGTAGAGCGTATGGCGATCGGTGTCGCGGGCGAGATCCGGCATCGCTGAGTTGAGCGGAAGCGCCGACGTTTTGACTTCGCTTAGCGTGCAGGCGGTCCCGCTTCGCGAGATCGTCACCACTCCTGCACCTACGGGCAGCACCAAGCCTATACCGCTGGCACCTTCGGCCATGAACTGCATGGTGATTTCGTAGGCTTCGCCGGGAGAGACGGGGAGCGTGAGCAGTGCGGGTGTTGCCGTTGCCAAGGCCGCCACCGCCGGCGACGTAACTGTCATCCCCCCACCAGTCGGCGCCCAAGTGCCGCTGATGCGATTCCGCGCCACGTCAACAGTGGTCAGCAGTGCAGCTCCGTAACGATCCAACTCAAAGGCCTGAGGCCGGGGACCACGCGACAGTTCTTCGGCGACCTGTTGGGACGCGAGCAGCACGCGCAGTCGCTCGGAGTCGAGTTCGAGGTGCATCGCCAGGAACCGCGCGTACCACGCCGCGGAGACCCGCAGCAGAGCGACCCGGTATGGCGTAGGCCCCTTCGCCGGTGGCGTGGAGGGTCGGTCGGCCGCCTGGCGGAAGTAGTCCCCCATCCACGCCGCTTGGACGGACGTGGTTTTCGACGCCGGCTGACGCAGGACACCGGACAGATAGGTGAGCACTTTGTCGTCACCCATGGGCAACGCGCGCACTTCGGCACCGCGCGGAAGGACACCGCCGAGCAGTTCGGCCGCTTCGGCGAGCGTGGTCGGCTTGGCTTCCGCCGTTCCCTTGGCGAAGGCCTCGACCAGGTCGGTCGCCCGCTTATCGACCCGTTGGCGATCGGTGATGGCCCGCGTAAGTTCCTTGACCTCTTCAATCGCCTCGGCATCAAGCACGCGCGCCATCTCCGCTGCACGGCGTACCAGATTCTGCGATTCGACGTAGTTGTTCAGCCGAACCTGTCGCTCTGCCGCGTGTTGGAGCATGCGTCGATAGACATCGGTAATGATCAGGCGATCTGCGGCCGGGGCCGCCCGCCAGATCTTCTCCTGGAGCGCAACGGCACGGTCGTCCCAGGTGTCGCCTTCGGTGGGGAAGAGCTTGCGAAGTGACATCACTGCGTGCATGGCATCACCAGTGCCTGCGGGGTCCTTCATCGCATACGAGTAAGCCTTCTCCAGCATCAGGCGTTGAAGGCCCGGAGATTCGACCGCGACTCTGGCTGATTCGATCAGCTTCTTTGCCAGTTCAAGGTCGTCCTTTGGCGAAGGCGTTCCATCAACCCGTGTGATCTGCGCTCCCCAGATGGACGCGAACATGTGTCCCGGCGAAGGCTCGGGAGGCTTCGGATTGACTGGGACCGAGGGCTTTGTGGCAGGGTTAGGAGTGACTGCCGGTAGCGTGGCTGGCGGTGTAGGTACCGCAGGAACGGCTGGCTTCTCCTGGGTGGTGGGTTTCGTCGCAGGTACGGCCGGGTCTACCAACGCCGGCGAGGGCCTCGTCCCTGGCACCCCGACCCCGGGCCGCTTTACATCCGGTAGCCGAAGATCGGGGTCGTCAAAGAGGCTGCTCTGTGCGACCAAAGAGGTCGGCATTAGGAGCAGGCATAGGCAAAGAAGAAGGAAACGGTTGGTCATTGCTCGAAGGTCTCCGCACTGCACCCAACGCGAGTTGGCCGGTCGCCGCCATTTTCGACCGTTGAGTGCCCCACCTGTACAAGATCATAAACGCTGGCTGCAGGAACCAAAAAGGATTCCGGTCGCCATGACGCACCGGGGCTTACCTGTGTAGTCCAGCATGATGGCGGTGTTGTCTTGGGGGGGAGCGATCATGGAAAGACCAGTCCAAACGAAAGTCGCACCGCTCGGGGTTCCGGGCGGTGCGACTTTGATCGCACAGGAAGATTGATGGCGGAAGATGGAGGATCAGTCGTCGTTGAGAATGATGCCCACGCCCTGTCCGTCAAGGATAGTGGCCGCAACGGGATTCGAGAGATTCACGAAGAGGGTTTCGTTCACACCCTTGATGGTATCGCCGTTAATCGTGACCGTCACTGTCTTGCTCGTCTGACCGGGCGAGAAGACGAGTGTGCCACTCTTGGCCACGTAGTCGTTGAAGGAGATTTTGGCCGTACCGTCGGCAGTTGCGTATTTGACGCTTACGGTGACAGCGGAAACCTTGTCGAGGGTGACGGGGAACGACATCAGCTTGGTGCCCGAGTTACCTTCGATCACGGACGGGGCGTCATAAATCCGAATCTTCGGAAGCGCAGACACCGGATCGAGGATCGTGCCGCGACCGAGGCTTCGTGAGATCGTCGTTCCACTGCTGTTGCTGTAGAGCGACACGTAGAAGAACTCGCTCGATTCGAACGGGGGCTCGGCGTTGTCGATGATGGAAACCGTCACCGTCTTGGAAAGCTGTCCGGGCGAAAAGGTCAATGTGCCTGACTTGATCACGTAGTCAATGCCGGAAGCGGCCGTTCCGTTGGCCGTCGAGTACAGGACCTTCAGCGTCTGATTCGATACCTTGTTCAGAGTGACAGTAAACGTGAGAGTTGCCCCCGCCGCTTCCGTGACAGTGCCAGCATCGGAGATACTGAAAGACCGTTCGTTTGGATCAACGGGAGACGACGTACCGGCAGCGACCGCCGGCACCTGAACCGAAGAACTGCTCGACGTAACGGTGGTGGAGCCCGAGGACGACGAGGGATTAAAGGGATCGAAGCTCGCGGCGTTTGCAGAGCCCGTTGCGAAGAGGGCAATGGCAAGGGAATACAGAGCCAACCGTAATCCTACGCACGTTTTTTCAGATCGATGATTCATTCTCAAACGCCTTTCAATATCGACCGCCACCCATGAGGCTCCCCTCCCAGAGGATGCCTTCAGAGGTAAAGTTAGCATCCCAACGGAGCACGTCAATCATATCTTGCAGAAATACCGCGCAATCGGGTGCTTCCGCAAAAAAACGCAATATTCCCGAGTCGCCTGCACTCAAGTCTATTGAACTTCGCCCACGACCGCTTTGAGGCGCTCGGCCAGCTTCTCAGCCTCAGCCCAGCCGGGACGTTGTCGTAAGCAGGACTCGATCTCACGAAGCGCCTCTGCGTTTCGCCCGGCCGCTGCCAAACATTTTGCCAAGTTGAACCGCCACTCGACCTGGGTGAATGCCAATGCCAGCGCCCGCCGGTACTCAATGATCGCAGCCGCCGAATCGCCGCGCTCTTGAAGCATATCGGCGAGTGCTGCCAAGTCGTTTGCTGTGGGGCCGGGCGACGCACACCGAATTTTGTACAGTGCGAACGCCCGGTCCCGCGCCTGGCGGGCCAATTCGGGCCGGGCGGGCGGTTCGTCGGATTCCGGAACGGGTGCCTTGTCGAACCTCGCGGCCAGGAACATCAACTGTTCTGGATCGTCATTGACTAACGCGAGGGCCAGGTCCGGCCGTTCGGCGACTTCCAGGTATTGATTGATTGCTTCCTGAAGGAGACGGCCTTCGATTTTCACCGCCCGCTGGAAGTTGGCTAGCGACGACTCCCACTGGCCCTCCCTGACCTCAAGACGTCCGGAGGCAAAGCAGACGGCGGCGTCGGTGGGCGCCAGCTTGTAGCCCAGCCGGACATGATCCGGACCTGCCGGGTCGCCGAGCACAAAAGCTTCGATCTGTCCGGCCAGCGAGACCGGGGCGCCGAATGTTGGACAGAGCTTCCGAACCTGATGCAGTTCGTCCACGATCCGTCGTGCGTAAGCCATGTACGGTTCGCTGTAAGCCTCATGAAGCCGCGTGACGGCTCTCCACCGATGTGCATTCAAGCCGTAGCGGTAGGTTACGTCGCCCGGTTGCAGATCGGACGCGGCCGCAGCTTCGGCAATGAGGGTGGCAAAGTCTGCTTCAGTTCCGCTGTTCCAAGCATCTGCGGCTAGAACTTGTTCCAGCTCGGTCACCTTGGCCCAATGCGCATCGGCTCGACGGGCGGCTTCGGCGGCAGGAAGTGTCATCCCCATCGCTACGGCCAGCGCGAGCATCGCAGCCATACCAGTGGAGATCCTTAAGCGGCGAACGCCACCACTAGGCGCAACCCTCGCGGGCGTGGCCGTTCGAGCCGGCGACGCTTGTCTTCGCATTCGCGACAGGCTCACCAGCAATCCGCAAAGGACTGCCGACAATCCTCCGATCGCCGGGAAATGCTGGCCGAAGTCCGTAAAGCTGTGAACGGCAGCGGCGATCAGACCAAATCCCAACCCGTACGCCGACGCCGCAAGCGGAAATGTCGATCGGATATTGGCAATGAAGTGCCGTCCGATCATCGCCATGAACGCGACGACGATGACCAACCCGACGACGCCGGTTTCAACGAGGATCTGTGCGTACTCGTTCTCCGCGTGAGTCGCGACCAGGCCGAGCGTCGCCGAGTCGACCATCGGGAACACGAACTGAAAGGTGCCGAACCCGGTTCCGAGCGCCGGATACTGTTGGAACAGGTTGATCGAATCCCGCAGAATGCGTTCGCGTTCGCCGTAAGGTGTGCCGCCTGAGTCGACGGTGAAGCGGTGATACATGGCGTCGTAGCCGAAGTAGATCGCCGCGCCAAAAGCCGCAAGAAGTAGGCCCGCCAGGAGGGGGCCTCGACGCCCGGCATTACCGAGTAAACTGAGAAGGACCACCGTGCTGACTAGTGCCACTAGAAGTGCCACCGCCCCGCCGCGCGACAACGACAACGCAACAGCAACAACTTCCGCAACGATCGCAGTCCCGATGAGCCAGGTCACCCAGGATTCAAAGTTGCGGTTTTTCCCGAAGTGCTTTGTTGGCCAACGCTCCGCCTGCGACTCCCTGAACATGATGAGCAGCAGGCCAATCGAAGCGCCAATCGAGAGATTGGTGAATTGTGCAAAGTGACCGCGATTGACGAATGGCCCGCTCCTGGCAACGGCGCCGCCGGGCATGGGGAGTGACCAATAGATATCGGTTGTGCCGCTCAGAGTCTGCGCGAGCGCCAGCGCGGTAACCGCCCCGCCGATGACAGCAATGGCGGCAAGCAGCCGCTTCAACTGTTCGGGACGCTGGACCAGATTGATTGTCACAACGAACAGCGTGATCGGAACAAGAAGCAACCGAAGAGCACGCGCCGTTCCATGAGCATAGAACGTTAACGCGGTCGATCCGGTATCGCCGAGGTAGGCGGGCTCGAGCAGCGTAGATTTCGCGTCGACAGTGCTGGCGGACAGCGAAGCTAGCACGCCGTTGGGCAGCGGTATCAGGTGACAGGCAGCGAGAAGCAGGAACAGTGCAATGGGGAGGTAGGTCCAGGACCAGGCAAAAGATCGCAAGGGATTGACAAGCAGTCGGAGCGCGATGATGGTTGCCAGCACGGCAGTCAGGCTGTGAACGACGAGTTCACTCCATGGCCTGACGACCCCGAGCGCAAAAGGCATGAATGCCAGAAGCCCGATCAGGAGGGTTTCAGAGCAAGCGTCCCACCAATTCACCCCCAAGTCAGGATCCTTTGGAACTAAACCCGATTCATGAGCGACGGCTGGCTGAAGCACGGTACGCGTGGTCTTCATAAGGATGGCCGCCGGTGTTTACGGGCCGCAATGGCGTAACGCGTTCAGGCCAGATCAGTGATACGCCAGGCCAATGCATGGGCAGATCAATCCGTCGCCGGGCGAACCTTGGCGCGCACCTCGGCTTTATCTTTGGATGCCCTCATTGCGAGCTTTGCGGCCTTTCTGTTGCCGTACGAGTAGCTGCCGTAGGCGTAGTAGCCGTTCTTGCCCATATGGCGTGGAACGGCGTTGACAACCACCCCAAGCAGACGCGACCCGACCGACGTCAGGCTCTCTGAAGCTCTGATGGCGTCGCGCCACTTCGTCTTGTGCATCCGGACAACGATCACAGTGATGTCGCAAGACGCCGCCAGGATTTGCGCATCCGTCACTGGTAGTACGGGGGGCGAGTCGATGATGATGCAGTCGAATCGCTGCTTCGCCTTGGCGATAATCTGCGCAAAAGTACGGCCGCTCAGGATCTCCGCAGGGTTGGGAGGAATCGGCCCACAAGGCAATAGGAATAGGCCTGGGGTGGATGTGGCTTTGACTGCTTTGGAGATAGGGGCTTGTCCAGCAATGACGCTGATGATTCCCAGACCATCCTCGATGCCAAACACTCGATGCTGCATTGGCTGTCGAAAGTCGCAGTCGATCAGCAGCACTTGCTTTCCCGCCTGAGCCATAGCGATAGCAAGGTTGCTCGCGGAAGTCGTCTTGCCTTCGCCGGGCACAGAAGAGGTGACAAGGATAGTCTTGGCCTTCACATCTGACGCGCCAAAGCTGATCGCAGTGCGGATGGAGCGATAGGATTCCGCCTCATCGGACATGGGGTCTAGTTCCACCTTCTGCCCGCGCACACCAATCGTTTCCCTCGCCGACATCTGCGGCAAGACACCTAGGACGCTCATTCTCAGTTTGGCGGGAACTTCGTCCAGAACCCCTATTCGCTTATCAAGCATCGCACGCAGGTAGGCGATGCCGCAGCCGAGCATCAAGCCAGCGATGATGGCCTGGAACATGATCGTTCCACGCTTGGGCTTGACGGGGATCATCGAGGCGCGAGCGGGTTCCAATACGGTGACGGTCAACGGCTGAACATTCTCCGTGATCTTCACTTCCTTCATGCGCGTGTCGAGCAGATCGCAAAGCTTCTCGATCCGCTTGGCCTCAGCTTCCATGAGCATGAACTCGGCACCCTCCGTGTTCTGCGACATCACCTGATTTCGCAGAGCGTCTGAAGACTTTACAAGTTCAGCCTCGCGCATCTGCACGAACGCCATGCGCTGCTCAGCATTTGTGCGCTGTGCCGAGAACGATTCGTTGGACTGTGCGGAGATGCGTTGGCGAATCGCCTCGAGCTGTGATTCTGCGGCCTTCACACGGGGATGGTCAGCAAGAAGCGTCTGCCGAAAGATCGACAACTCAAGTTCGAGCCGTTGTGCCTCTGCTCGCAAGGGGGTGTTGTCGGCGGTCGTCTGCTGCTGCTGCTGCTGCCATTGCGCCATGCGCATGGGGTCTTTCGCCATCGCCTGCACTGCGTCGTAGGCGGCTTTGGCGTCGAGGTACTCCATTCGAACGACGGTGAGCGCATCGGACAGTTTCTGCAGTTGCCCCAAGAGCACCTCCGACTTGCCGCTGGAATCCAGCATCAATCCAGGGTGCGCCTGCCGGAAGGCGAGCATCTTTCGAGATTTCTCCTGGAGCTCCACGTCCCGCTCGCGTTTCTCCCGGGTCAGGATCTTGAGAACCTCGGCGTTGTTCGACCGCTGACGATTGGTGTGATAGGCCTTGAATGAGCCTACGACCGCATTCACCACGCTGGCCGCCTCCTGTGGTTCTGTCGATTCAAAGCTGACGTAGATCAGGTCGTCCTTCACCCCCGCTTCGGCGGTCAGGCCGGCCTTGAGTCGTCCGATTGGGTTGTCCGTCCCCGCGAACGTCTTCATCTGTTGGATCTCTGGCAACTCGGCGACCGGTCCAAGGATTTGTGATGATTTCAATAAGGCGCATTGCGTCGGCAAGTAGTTGGCCGACTGGGATCGGACGCCGTCGACATTCTCAATGATCTTGACGCCTTCTGATTCGATGAGTATCTGGGAACCGCTGGAGTAGATCGCGATCTGCTGAGACAAGTAGGCGAAGCCCCCGCCGGCTCCCAATGCGATCATCACCAGGATGATCCAGCGGCCGTTCCAAAGGATCTGCGGAATCTTTATCTGTGGGCCAGCGGTACCCGCAACCTGGTTTGCGGATTCCTCCCCCCCGGAACGAACGATAGAGTTCGACATAAAACGTTCCATTACGCTGGCCTAGCACCGACGCCCCGCGACTCAACTACCTGATAGTAACCTATCGGGCTTTGCCGATGGCCGCGTTTTAAGCGACCGCGGCCAAGGGCGACAAACCTTTCCTGGCAACAAAATGAAAAAGCGTGTCGTGCTCCCCTTTGGCCTTACCGACCGTCTCGGTAACGCTTTCAATGCTAGCGGCAAGCGTCTTAAAGGGGCCTGGATGCCGGCTGGCCTTCGGGAGTATACCACATTCGGATGTCAGTCCGAGCCAATTCGCCTGAGACCTAATAGACGCTACGAGCCCCGTTGCGACCTTCGAAAAGCTGGGAACGCATCGAAACTTGGCAACAGTTATTGGCCCAATGGGCTCTATGGACCGAGGTTCGTTCGACCGACCGAATAGGCGTCATTCGGTGCGCCGGTTCGTGCCATCAGTTAACCCAGATTTCCACAGGGGGTCGTAAAGTTTCGAAACCTTCTCTGGCAGGCACTGGGGATTAAACTTCGCTTCAACCGATTTTCGAGCATTCTCCCCGATGCGCTCTCTAAGCGGAGAGTCCCCGGCAAGGCGAATGATTGCCGAGGCGAGAGATCCTACATCACCTGGACGAGTGCCGACGGCATCGTGCCCATCGGTGAATAGCTCGGCGGCACCGCCAGCCTGCGAAACAATGGTGGCACGACCGCACGCCATGGACTCAACAATTGTGAGTCCGAACGGTTCGGGCAGTGTGCTGGCATGAACGACAATGTCAGCAGAGCGATAGACGTCATTCGTACGGTTTTGGTACGCCACAAAGCCTACGCTCGCATGTACCCCAAGCTGTGTCGCGAGCGACTGCAGCTCGTCGCGAGAAAACTGAGATCCGGCGGTCTTGTAGATCGGTCCCCCTACGATGTAGAACCAGATCGGGAAGGATTGACTCTGCTGAAGCACTTTTGCGGCAGCCTTCAGGAAGACGTCCTGTCCTTTCCAACGGGCGTAAGTCGCCACGAGAACAACGCGTATGGTGCCAGGTATTGCAGGCGGGAAGCCAGCCTGTTGATCGAGCCAGTTCCCATCGACCGGGCCGGGCGAGAATCGATTCAGATCGACAACGTTATGGATAACGCGGATGGGAAGCTGTGGTGCCACCGCGCGGGCATCACTTGCCACGGCTTCCGAGACGGCTACAGCTGCCCGCACGCCCCATGCCATGATTCCCAGTGCCTTGGCTACCAGGGGGCGTTGTCCAATAAAGTCATGAATGTGCCAGAAAATCGGCGGGCCGTCAGATCCGCTCCGTCCCCTCCCGGTTGATGCCAACCACAACGCAAGATGGCTCTTTATGCCGTTCGAGTGGATGATGTCAGGAGCCATCTTGGCGAGAATCGCGCGGAACTGAAAAGCATACTTCCATGCTGCTGGAAGTGCGATGAGGACTCGACTGAGCAAACCGGCTAAT is part of the Humisphaera borealis genome and encodes:
- a CDS encoding DUF1552 domain-containing protein yields the protein MTQPPRMVLVGQPLGMYAPNFFPEQAGRKYEPSRYLKALQPLRDQFTVFSGMSHRYAAGHFAEVGLLTGVAPEFIRERDIKNGISLDQEVASHVGNQTRFSSLVLGGGDVAWNRRGVRIPAEQRATQVFKKLFIAGTPEEMSREVQRVRDGRSILDDVGGQIKSLNGKVSSNDRQRLDLFLSSVREAEQHLQQDEHWSTTPKPKLEYKTPTSDFGGPELLQRSRQWYDIVHLALQTDSTRVVSLFLGTQERPEIDGVNIGHHDASHHGQDPAKLEQLALIEEAEVKVFGEFLTKLKASTEGDHTLLERTAVFYASNLGNSSSHDNHNLPVLLAGGAFKHQGHVAFDRENNMLLSNLFVRMLHHMNIEAKSFGASTGVIGEV
- a CDS encoding GumC family protein, producing the protein MERFMSNSIVRSGGEESANQVAGTAGPQIKIPQILWNGRWIILVMIALGAGGGFAYLSQQIAIYSSGSQILIESEGVKIIENVDGVRSQSANYLPTQCALLKSSQILGPVAELPEIQQMKTFAGTDNPIGRLKAGLTAEAGVKDDLIYVSFESTEPQEAASVVNAVVGSFKAYHTNRQRSNNAEVLKILTREKRERDVELQEKSRKMLAFRQAHPGLMLDSSGKSEVLLGQLQKLSDALTVVRMEYLDAKAAYDAVQAMAKDPMRMAQWQQQQQQTTADNTPLRAEAQRLELELSIFRQTLLADHPRVKAAESQLEAIRQRISAQSNESFSAQRTNAEQRMAFVQMREAELVKSSDALRNQVMSQNTEGAEFMLMEAEAKRIEKLCDLLDTRMKEVKITENVQPLTVTVLEPARASMIPVKPKRGTIMFQAIIAGLMLGCGIAYLRAMLDKRIGVLDEVPAKLRMSVLGVLPQMSARETIGVRGQKVELDPMSDEAESYRSIRTAISFGASDVKAKTILVTSSVPGEGKTTSASNLAIAMAQAGKQVLLIDCDFRQPMQHRVFGIEDGLGIISVIAGQAPISKAVKATSTPGLFLLPCGPIPPNPAEILSGRTFAQIIAKAKQRFDCIIIDSPPVLPVTDAQILAASCDITVIVVRMHKTKWRDAIRASESLTSVGSRLLGVVVNAVPRHMGKNGYYAYGSYSYGNRKAAKLAMRASKDKAEVRAKVRPATD
- a CDS encoding Calx-beta domain-containing protein, which translates into the protein MALYSLAIALFATGSANAASFDPFNPSSSSGSTTVTSSSSSVQVPAVAAGTSSPVDPNERSFSISDAGTVTEAAGATLTFTVTLNKVSNQTLKVLYSTANGTAASGIDYVIKSGTLTFSPGQLSKTVTVSIIDNAEPPFESSEFFYVSLYSNSSGTTISRSLGRGTILDPVSALPKIRIYDAPSVIEGNSGTKLMSFPVTLDKVSAVTVSVKYATADGTAKISFNDYVAKSGTLVFSPGQTSKTVTVTINGDTIKGVNETLFVNLSNPVAATILDGQGVGIILNDD
- a CDS encoding glycosyltransferase family 4 protein; its protein translation is MAEFGGGEQSLISWMKAVTEAFPQAEIVLIVPALGPLADRARAGGVRVEVLPIPDAIAELGDSTARGGRLSALAGLLSRVLIALPAAWKYAFQFRAILAKMAPDIIHSNGIKSHLALWLASTGRGRSGSDGPPIFWHIHDFIGQRPLVAKALGIMAWGVRAAVAVSEAVASDARAVAPQLPIRVIHNVVDLNRFSPGPVDGNWLDQQAGFPPAIPGTIRVVLVATYARWKGQDVFLKAAAKVLQQSQSFPIWFYIVGGPIYKTAGSQFSRDELQSLATQLGVHASVGFVAYQNRTNDVYRSADIVVHASTLPEPFGLTIVESMACGRATIVSQAGGAAELFTDGHDAVGTRPGDVGSLASAIIRLAGDSPLRERIGENARKSVEAKFNPQCLPEKVSKLYDPLWKSGLTDGTNRRTE
- a CDS encoding O-antigen ligase family protein; the protein is MKTTRTVLQPAVAHESGLVPKDPDLGVNWWDACSETLLIGLLAFMPFALGVVRPWSELVVHSLTAVLATIIALRLLVNPLRSFAWSWTYLPIALFLLLAACHLIPLPNGVLASLSASTVDAKSTLLEPAYLGDTGSTALTFYAHGTARALRLLLVPITLFVVTINLVQRPEQLKRLLAAIAVIGGAVTALALAQTLSGTTDIYWSLPMPGGAVARSGPFVNRGHFAQFTNLSIGASIGLLLIMFRESQAERWPTKHFGKNRNFESWVTWLIGTAIVAEVVAVALSLSRGGAVALLVALVSTVVLLSLLGNAGRRGPLLAGLLLAAFGAAIYFGYDAMYHRFTVDSGGTPYGERERILRDSINLFQQYPALGTGFGTFQFVFPMVDSATLGLVATHAENEYAQILVETGVVGLVIVVAFMAMIGRHFIANIRSTFPLAASAYGLGFGLIAAAVHSFTDFGQHFPAIGGLSAVLCGLLVSLSRMRRQASPARTATPARVAPSGGVRRLRISTGMAAMLALAVAMGMTLPAAEAARRADAHWAKVTELEQVLAADAWNSGTEADFATLIAEAAAASDLQPGDVTYRYGLNAHRWRAVTRLHEAYSEPYMAYARRIVDELHQVRKLCPTFGAPVSLAGQIEAFVLGDPAGPDHVRLGYKLAPTDAAVCFASGRLEVREGQWESSLANFQRAVKIEGRLLQEAINQYLEVAERPDLALALVNDDPEQLMFLAARFDKAPVPESDEPPARPELARQARDRAFALYKIRCASPGPTANDLAALADMLQERGDSAAAIIEYRRALALAFTQVEWRFNLAKCLAAAGRNAEALREIESCLRQRPGWAEAEKLAERLKAVVGEVQ